A segment of the Acidobacteriota bacterium genome:
CTAATCCAACTTGCCCTTCTTACCATCGCCCTCCTTCAAAAATCCTATCGCCCTATCGATCAATTTGAGCGTCCTCTCCTTACCCATTACCTCGAGGAGTTCAAAGATACCTGGTCCCACCCTCTTCCCGGTAAGGGCAACCCGAAGTGGATGGATAAGGGCTGCCGCCTTTATCTTAAGCCGGTCAGCGGTGAGACGGAGAGCTCGCTCCGTGTCCTGGGCGGTAAACCGGGGAAGAAGGGTAAACTCCTCTTTAAGCTCGGAAAGGTAACGGGGAAGCTCCGGATCGGTGAAATGTTTCGCTACCGCCTCCTCATCGTACTCAAAATCATCGCTTAAGAAAGGCTTGGCATCGCGGGCAAAATCAGGAAGAAGCTTCACCCGCGGCTTAAGGAGATCTATAAGGAGGAGGAACCAATCCCTTTTTTCCCCAGCTAAAGCCTCATTCCATAAACCCACTCTCTTCAGCTGTTCGGCGACCAGGGGCTCAAGCTCCTCCGCCCTCTTCAGGGAAATATATTGCCCGTTCAGCCATTCAAGCTTGGTGATATCGAAGACCGCGTTCGACTTACTGACCCCAGAAAGGGAAAATAGCTCGATAAGTTCCTCCCTTGGGATTATGGTGCGGTCATCACCAGAGGACCAGCCGAGAAGGGCAAGGAAGTTGACCATTGCATCGGCTAAAAACCCCTGTTCCTTGTAGGCGAGAACTGAAGTTGCCCCATGCCTCTTGCTCAACCTCTTCCTGTCCGGACCGAGGATAAGAGGAAGATGGGCAAATTGGGGAGGCTCGACGCCAAAAGCCCGGTAGAGCATAATCTGCTTCGGGGTATTCGAGATGTGATCATCCCCCCGGATAATATGGGTAATCTTCATATCAATGTCGTCCACCACCACCGAGAGATGATAGGTGGGATGCCCATCGGAGCGGAGGAGGACGAAGTCCTCGATGTTCTCGTGGCTGAAGGAGAGCTCTCCATGAA
Coding sequences within it:
- a CDS encoding glutamate--tRNA ligase → MEQVRVRFAPSPTGELHVGGARTALFNWLFARNKRGKFILRIEDTDVERSSSEVVNRIFEALRWLGLIWDEGPFYQSHRLSIYREYAERLVEMGYAYYCYCTPERIKREKEKAIGEGRTWRYDRHCLSLSPEEVKKNEAEGLPRAIRFKVPEGETRFTDLVHGELSFSHENIEDFVLLRSDGHPTYHLSVVVDDIDMKITHIIRGDDHISNTPKQIMLYRAFGVEPPQFAHLPLILGPDRKRLSKRHGATSVLAYKEQGFLADAMVNFLALLGWSSGDDRTIIPREELIELFSLSGVSKSNAVFDITKLEWLNGQYISLKRAEELEPLVAEQLKRVGLWNEALAGEKRDWFLLLIDLLKPRVKLLPDFARDAKPFLSDDFEYDEEAVAKHFTDPELPRYLSELKEEFTLLPRFTAQDTERALRLTADRLKIKAAALIHPLRVALTGKRVGPGIFELLEVMGKERTLKLIDRAIGFLKEGDGKKGKLD